The window CTCCTCAGGGCTGGCCTGGGTAACATCACCCACATCAAAAGTCTTTTTCAGTGAACTACGGTGCTGCACGCCCAGCAGGTTTATTGGGTTTTTTGCTCGTGCAAGTTGACCACCCCTGGCAGTTCACCCTGACCATCCTGGATCTCCAGGGCCTTCCTCAAGAGGTTGCAGGCCACCGGGGGCGAATTGCTCAAAACCACAAAACCCACCGCAAGGCAGGCTTCAACCGTGCAGCAGTCCAGGATGTAAACTGAAGTCAGGTGTCTTACCTTTAATTTGAAATGACTCCGGTTCTTTCACTGAACTTCTAAGGCATGCTTCCATCCCCTGGCCAGCCGGCTTGTGGGACCTCTGAAGCCGGTGACAGGAAAGACCAGGAACCACCCCATGCAAAATCCAGCGACCCACAGGCACCTGCCGCCCGTGTTCACCCATGCCTTTTTGACTCTGGACTTTCAGCCGTCTGCTCTGCCCGCTGACCAGCCTCTCCTTGCAGAGCTGCAACCGAAGTTGCTCTCTGAGGGTTTTGAAGCCTGTACACTCGGTGTATGCCCCCCGTCCCAAGCAAAGCTGGGCACCTCCCAGTGTATGGGGTGCTCTCCAACCTGGGCTTCTCCCGTCCAGGAGCGGTGTGGAAGCAACTGCTGGCCCGATGCGAAGCAGACCTCCCAGAACACACCCGCATGCAATTTGAAAAAGCCAATGGCCGCAAGGGCCGCTTGGTGCCCGCCATCCGCGAAGAGGACGCCAGGAAACTGGTGGACCTGGTGCGCGAGATGATGGGCCAGGAGCAGAAAGGCTGGTTTTACCTGCCTGCTGAACGCCAGCTGGTGGAGTTGCTGACCGATGCTTTCGCTGAGCATCAATCGGAAAGTCCCTGTGAGCTGCAGGGCGTGGTGGTGGATGTGTTCTTCCACCGCTGCAAGGTGGCGGTGGTGTTTCAGGGAGCTGGCGAAAATTTTCCTGTGGATCGCCTGCAAGAACATGGGGTGCGGGTGCTGGAAGTGCGGGTGTGCCAGGAGGATTTCCGGCCCGGCACCCTGGTGAGGGAAATTTGCAGGATCATCGAGTCGGAGGCAGGAACCCACAGCCAGTTCTGACCGTGCCATGCAGGGTCAAGGACAACAGCAATGGGCTTCCAAACAGCGCAGATGTCTCTGCTCTCCATTTGCGTCTGATGTCTGGCGCATCTTCACTGCCACACACAACATGTCTCGCAGGTCACAAAGCACCCTCGAACGTTTTCAGGGATCCCTGTTCAACACCAAACCATGATGGTCCTCCCGCCTTTTTCCCTTCAGAATCGCACCTTCCTCACCCCACCCTCAAGTATGCTGTGTTCAGGTGGCACCCCCAGAAACTGTTCCGGGGGTGTTCTTTCTCTTCTGGCTCCTCGCTTGTGGCGAAGACCTTGAACCCAAAGAAACACGCTTTCACCTGTCTGCCAGGGCAGCAAGCCCCTTTGCGTGAGAAGAGGTCACCATGTTTTTTTCTGAAATGCAGCCCACGTCTGGCTGCCCATGAAGCCGTTGCGGCCCTTGCAAGAAGTGGAAGGTTACCTTTCCATTTACGCGGTGATGGAACGCTTCGGTTACCGGCACACCAGCAGGGCCTGGAAAAAGTTGCTGTTCGAGCACCACAAGACCCTCCCAGAAGTCAAATTGCGGCAATTTGACGGCCACGATGGCCGCAAAGGAAAATTCATTCCTGCCATTCACGTGAAAGACCTCGACCGGTTGATCTTGCACTTTGAGAGCATCCACTGGCAACAGGACCAGGTGACGTTCGTGCGTCCCGCCGTGGAGGATGTGTTGCAGGTGGTTGCAGTGGCCTTCCAGGACCACGGCCCTGAAGCCCAGACCGAGGTGGATGGGGTGAAATTGGATTTGCAACTCAGAAACGTGCGGCTGGCCCTGCTGTACCAGCCTGCAAACCTGCCGGACGGCCGTTTGCCGGTCCTCACCTCACCAGATGTGCTGCTGGACGGTGGGGTGCGGGTGCTGTCGTTTGACCCGTACCAGGACGGCTTCACGGTGGGCCAGTTGATTTTCAACATCCGGCAGCATGTGGAGGGCAAAAAGGCCTGAAGGGCCCCTGTGCATCAGTATGCTGCAACACTGCGGGCCACCCCAATGACAATGCCAGGACCGTCTGCCTGCACATTCCATTCGAGGTCCACAAATGAGCCGTTCTGGTGTTGATGCTGGCACTGGCACCGCCGGTTCTGGTGGGTCTCATCCACTTCCCTGAGGAATTGCAGGAAGCGGTCCACTTCCTCTGCCCGCATGAAATCCTTCAGGTCACGTCCAATCATCTGCTCTGGGGTGAAGCCCAGCAGTTCTTGACTGATTCGGCTGACCGACAGGTAGGTGCCTTCTTCTGCACTGAGGGTGGTGATCATGTCCGGGCTGTTTCTGACCACCTGTTCCAGCCGTTTCGCCCGCTGCAGGGTGACCTGCTGGCTGTGCTGCCTGACCAGTCCGTGGGTGAGGCTCTGGGCAATGCGCACCGCCCGGGCCATCTGGGAGACCTGGGGAACGGTTTGTTCGGTGCTGGCCGCATAAATCAGACCCGGCCTGCCATCAGGGAGGTCCAGGGGGCAGCAGTACACCGATTGCATGCCGGTGGCGGCCAGGATGGACTGTTCCAGCGGACCGACCTTGAAGGGTTTTTTGGTCCACATCACGTGCACGAAGCCTTCTTTGCGGGCCAGTTTGCTGAGGCTTTCCTGGCGCAAATCGAAGTGGGGCAGCACCGCCCGCTGGATTTCCTGCTCACTGAGCCCATGCTGGCCAATCAGCCGCACCAGACCCGGGGTGCCGTCCGGGTCCTGCAGCACGATCACCGCCTTGCTGCACTTCAGGGCTTCAGCGAAACGCTGGGCGAAGAGGTTTTCTGCATATTCCGGCCATTGAAAGGCGAGGTCGATGAGGTGCGGTTCGGTGTGGTTCACCTGTTTCCCCTGGAGGTCTGGTGGTGTTCTGGCTTCTGGGATGCCTGGAGGTCAGGGGGGTCCACTGGGGGCAGGCACAGAGAAGACAGCATTGCGTTCATCTTAGATTGACTTCATGATAAACACATTATAAGTGCAGATGAAATACCGGACTGAACCCTGGCTGCACCCCTGATTTAAATCCCGAGGTGTTTGCGCAACGCAAAAACCACCTGACCAGCATGAAACCCTTCCGTCAGCGGGTCCACAGTCAAAAAGGTGCAATCCAGACGCTCCCGGATTTCCTTTTCCCGTTGCAGCAGGGTTTCCTTGCGGGCCAGGGCCACCGGAGCAGAAACAAAATCAATGGCCATCCGCACCTTTTTCAGGTACAGGTCGATGGTGTGATCCCCCACCACCAGATGGCTTTCAGGCTCAAAATCCTGAAAGGCAAGACACAGGGTCTTCAGGACGTCTTGCACCACTTCCCGGTCAAAAATTTCATCCGAAGCCACCACCAGCACATCAAAATGCTGGATGAGCAACGCCTCGTCTTCTTTGCGGATGGCAGGAACCTTTCGTCCCTTTCGACCATTGGCCTTGATGAACTGCAGCATCTTGTGTTCCGGCAAGGTGTCCTGGTGTTTTTTGAGGAGTTCCTTCCAGTAGGTGCCTGGCCGGGTGTAACCCATCTCGGTCATCAATTCAAAAACGGAGATGTAACCATCGATGACTTGCAGGGAACGCACAGGCCCAGTTTACCAGAAGGCCCCATGATGAACCATGAAGTCCTGCTGAAGCTTCTTGAAGCTTGACCCTTGTTGATGGAGGAAATCCCGTGTCCTGAAGGAAAGTGTGGACAGGGGGTGGTATGCTGACCCATGCACACCTTTACAGCAAGACACGTGTTGTATGCCTCCACCGCCACTGAGGGTCCGCTGGGGGTGCAGGTGTACCTCAACCCGAATGAATGGCGAACGTATGAAGGGAGTGCCGAGCGCAGGGCCCAGGTGACGTACACCTTGCTGGACGGCACTTCCCACCAGCACATTTTTGGGGATGTCGGGCAGGTGGATTTGATTCAGGAGGAAGGTGTCGATCCGTTTTACAAGTTGAATTTCTGGTTTGAGACCAGGGCCTGAGGGGAAAACCAAAAACACCAGAGCCAGAGGGCCTAACAGGGTGCTGTGGGGGCCTGTGGAGGGTGTGTGAGGGTCAAAAGATTTGAGTGAGCGTTCATGCTTCTGATCGGGGGTTGTTGATGTGGCCCCATGTTTTTGATGCGTGAGGTCCAGGGCTGCAGGACAGGCCCTTCAGTGCACAAGCCTTTGATAGAACCCTGGGAGTGTTGAGGGTCTGAAATCGACTTTGAAATCGAGATTCCGCTTCCTGGAAAGCACAAAAGGGGGTTGACCGTACTTTTTCGTCCAATTGGACCATCTTCCCCATCTCTTGCTGCTTTCAACAACAGGGACTCCAGGTCATCCACCTCCGGTGGCACCTCCTGCAGCACCCGCTCCACCTGACGGCGCACCTCATCCTGCCGGAACAGGGTGTTGTGGCCCCCGAAAGCAAAGGACGCCTCGGCCAGTGCCAGCACATCCCGTGCAGCACTGAACGGCACAGCGTAATAGTGGTGGAGGGACAGAGTCAGAAAAGCCATCCGCAATCAAACCCACTTTAGCGAATCCACCTGAGCCCGCTGTAACCTTTCATGCCCTGACCGAACTGCCACCTGCAGCTCACGCTGGGGGTGTATGCTGGGTTCAGGTGTCTTACCTTTAAATTGATTGGACTTTAAGTACCTCCCAGATAAATATCAGATTTGTACGGCTCCAAGCAGCTTGAAGGCAGCCAGCAAGGCCTCCGTTAGCTCCGCCACCGAGTTGTAGCACCGTCTGGGCATCAAAAAGCCCTTTAACTTCCGCCAGGTGGTCTCAATCAAGTTCAAAAACGGACAGTACGCTGGCAAATACCGCAGGTACAATCCCTGTTTTTCCCATTCCTCACGTCGCTTTGTCAGCTCACCACCCTTGTGAAACGGTGCATTGTCCAGCACCACTACCGTGAGCCCAGCTGGATCGCACCTTTCGGCCAGCGTCTGAAGATAAGCCACCACCTGATCTCGGGTGCATTGCCCTTCCAGCAAGCGATATTCCAGTTGCTCCCCTGCTCCAGAGAGGCTGAGGGTGCCCAGCACATTGACCCGACCATCTGATCCCCACCGCGTCGGAATCTTGAACTGTTTACCTCGACCTTTGACAAACCAGCTGCTGATCACACTCAACATCAATCCCAGGCCAGTTTCATCGAGGTATTTCAGGGTCAGTTTCCCGTCTTCAGCCCCTTTTTCAACGTTTCCAGTGAAGCCTCATGCTCAGAGACCACTTTGGGATCTGCCTGTTTCATCGGACTGTAACGCCCTCGTTTCCAGCGATACCCCAGGTCATGCAATTTGGTTCGGATGGCTTCACGCTTGATCAGTACACCAAATTCTTTCTTGATGGCTTCGCTGAGCAAGGTGCAATTCCACACCCTTTCTTCAGCCAGTTTTTCGTGCATGAAATCTTCGATCTGCACGGTGAACAGGGTGGGTTTTCCTTTGGCTTTGCCATCAGCAAGGCCTCTGAGACCGTCATGCTGGTAACGCAATAAGTCTTGTCGGACCGCTTCAATGCTGCGGTCAAAATGCTCGGAGAGCTCAGCGATGGTCCAGCCCTGATGACTGAGCCGGAGGATTCGGGCTCTGAGTCGAACTTTTTCATTGAAACTG is drawn from Deinococcus cellulosilyticus NBRC 106333 = KACC 11606 and contains these coding sequences:
- a CDS encoding PAS domain-containing protein, giving the protein MNHTEPHLIDLAFQWPEYAENLFAQRFAEALKCSKAVIVLQDPDGTPGLVRLIGQHGLSEQEIQRAVLPHFDLRQESLSKLARKEGFVHVMWTKKPFKVGPLEQSILAATGMQSVYCCPLDLPDGRPGLIYAASTEQTVPQVSQMARAVRIAQSLTHGLVRQHSQQVTLQRAKRLEQVVRNSPDMITTLSAEEGTYLSVSRISQELLGFTPEQMIGRDLKDFMRAEEVDRFLQFLREVDETHQNRRCQCQHQHQNGSFVDLEWNVQADGPGIVIGVARSVAAY
- a CDS encoding transposase produces the protein MTLKYLDETGLGLMLSVISSWFVKGRGKQFKIPTRWGSDGRVNVLGTLSLSGAGEQLEYRLLEGQCTRDQVVAYLQTLAERCDPAGLTVVVLDNAPFHKGGELTKRREEWEKQGLYLRYLPAYCPFLNLIETTWRKLKGFLMPRRCYNSVAELTEALLAAFKLLGAVQI
- a CDS encoding helix-turn-helix domain-containing protein: MSKPLRLVHLTPEEDQNLRRIELSPSFNEKVRLRARILRLSHQGWTIAELSEHFDRSIEAVRQDLLRYQHDGLRGLADGKAKGKPTLFTVQIEDFMHEKLAEERVWNCTLLSEAIKKEFGVLIKREAIRTKLHDLGYRWKRGRYSPMKQADPKVVSEHEASLETLKKGLKTGN